One genomic region from Planktothrix serta PCC 8927 encodes:
- a CDS encoding DNA-methyltransferase has protein sequence MSIYFKTPEITLYQGDCLEVLSLLPEESVNLIVTDPPYHSTKKANITGDRNFKTDEEYLAWLESITEQWQRILAPNGSIYCFTSSKMAAQVEVMLSKKFNILASITWTKPNDPGYDGWKQKTKKESLRSWYLHSERIIFAEATSKENPKLSAFSFLLKKTRLATGLSTIELTEAIGEYGSVNHGGAVSNWETGRNIPNCEQYEKLKSVFSKYAPEVPQLPDYEKIIRPFFVNSDILYTDIWDFKTVKPYTGKHPAEKPLDLIKHIINTSSYPNDIILDCFAGSGVVGQAAKILGRKAILVEIEENLCEKISQRCSTSAHQLPKAQPKNFDWKQEPLFQSLLKS, from the coding sequence ATGAGTATTTACTTCAAAACTCCAGAAATCACTTTATATCAAGGAGACTGTTTAGAAGTCTTATCATTACTTCCTGAAGAATCAGTAAATCTGATTGTTACCGATCCTCCTTACCACTCAACCAAAAAAGCTAATATCACTGGCGACAGAAATTTTAAGACTGATGAAGAATATCTAGCTTGGTTAGAGTCAATAACTGAACAATGGCAGCGAATATTAGCTCCCAATGGTTCTATTTATTGTTTTACTTCTTCTAAAATGGCAGCCCAAGTAGAGGTAATGTTAAGCAAAAAATTCAATATTTTAGCTTCAATCACTTGGACTAAACCTAATGATCCAGGTTATGATGGATGGAAGCAAAAAACAAAAAAAGAAAGTTTACGAAGTTGGTATTTACACTCGGAACGGATTATTTTTGCTGAAGCAACTTCTAAAGAAAACCCAAAACTATCAGCATTTAGCTTTTTATTAAAAAAGACTCGTTTAGCAACAGGATTATCTACAATTGAACTCACAGAGGCTATAGGAGAATACGGTAGTGTTAATCATGGTGGTGCTGTATCAAATTGGGAAACAGGTAGGAATATTCCCAATTGTGAACAATATGAAAAACTAAAATCTGTGTTTTCTAAATACGCTCCTGAAGTTCCACAACTCCCTGATTATGAAAAAATTATTAGACCTTTCTTTGTTAATTCTGATATTCTTTACACAGATATTTGGGATTTTAAAACGGTTAAACCTTATACCGGTAAGCACCCTGCTGAAAAACCTTTAGATCTAATTAAACATATTATTAATACAAGCTCTTATCCTAATGATATCATTTTGGATTGTTTTGCGGGTTCTGGTGTAGTTGGTCAAGCTGCTAAAATTCTTGGTAGAAAAGCAATCTTGGTAGAAATTGAAGAAAATTTGTGTGAAAAGATATCCCAAAGATGTTCCACCTCTGCTCATCAATTACCAAAAGCGCAGCCTAAAAATTTTGACTGGAAACAAGAACCCTTATTTCAATCCTTACTTAAAAGCTAG
- a CDS encoding BstXI family restriction endonuclease, whose protein sequence is MSKKSKISYKLGLPAAIARKVEKTGQTRGAEKDTIYQNRVNRNNTVIIPLSSWTLGIAFPDKGFENGYIVIADPENYFSDTPPSASSSLPNNLTIGENLLVYYETRQQWNSYNPNQYKDWQSATSRKSPLGGKYVARVPDTTSQDDSFIRQGYIDSNSGGQGAGIRVYEYASSEEIKATRYQLSFLAWRTEGIMDIARDEGIENPDECKQKIDKECEDLGVADLKLLEEHRIIDSQQRAICPLCLKPILAQELASRVEQAEGRNVPDLTVTTANLFHIRELRAGEYNHCSYNLGWGHHHCNAAARDWGIERTLSWMEEILRNNGRKIELMQN, encoded by the coding sequence ATGTCTAAAAAAAGTAAGATCAGCTATAAATTAGGCTTACCTGCTGCAATTGCAAGAAAAGTAGAGAAGACTGGTCAAACTAGAGGTGCAGAAAAGGATACAATTTATCAGAATCGTGTTAACCGAAATAATACAGTTATAATCCCTCTTAGTTCATGGACACTAGGAATTGCTTTCCCAGATAAAGGATTTGAGAACGGTTATATTGTTATAGCTGATCCAGAAAACTACTTTTCTGATACTCCACCATCAGCCAGTTCCAGTTTACCCAATAATTTGACTATAGGAGAGAATTTATTAGTATATTATGAAACTAGACAACAATGGAACTCATATAATCCAAATCAATATAAAGATTGGCAGTCAGCAACATCAAGGAAATCACCATTAGGTGGGAAGTATGTAGCTCGTGTACCAGATACCACCAGTCAAGATGATTCCTTCATCAGACAAGGATACATTGATAGTAATAGCGGTGGTCAAGGTGCAGGAATTAGAGTGTATGAATATGCTTCATCTGAAGAAATAAAAGCCACAAGATATCAATTATCTTTTCTGGCATGGCGAACTGAAGGAATTATGGATATAGCTCGCGATGAAGGAATAGAAAATCCTGATGAATGCAAACAGAAAATAGACAAGGAGTGCGAGGATCTCGGTGTTGCTGACTTAAAACTTCTTGAAGAACATAGAATAATAGATAGCCAACAACGTGCTATTTGTCCATTATGTTTAAAGCCTATTTTAGCTCAAGAACTAGCTTCTCGTGTAGAACAAGCAGAAGGTAGAAATGTTCCAGATTTAACAGTAACTACAGCAAATTTATTTCATATTAGAGAACTGAGAGCAGGAGAATACAACCATTGTTCTTATAATTTGGGTTGGGGTCATCATCATTGCAATGCAGCCGCAAGAGATTGGGGAATTGAACGAACACTATCATGGATGGAAGAAATTCTCCGTAATAATGGAAGAAAAATTGAATTAATGCAAAATTAA
- a CDS encoding helix-turn-helix domain-containing protein, whose amino-acid sequence MEQQNQKDIKTRFGKAIRRRRRELDISQEKLSELSGLHRTYISSIERGERNPSLENIEKLADALNISVSALFANYGVDRGDYV is encoded by the coding sequence TTGGAGCAACAAAATCAAAAAGATATTAAAACGCGCTTTGGTAAAGCAATCAGGCGACGTAGAAGAGAGTTAGATATTTCTCAGGAGAAATTATCTGAACTGTCGGGTCTTCATCGTACCTATATTTCCAGTATCGAAAGAGGTGAGCGCAACCCATCCTTAGAAAATATTGAAAAGTTAGCCGATGCGCTTAATATATCTGTTTCTGCTCTTTTTGCTAACTATGGGGTAGATAGGGGCGATTATGTCTAA